The following are encoded in a window of Pseudomonas sp. JQ170C genomic DNA:
- a CDS encoding response regulator transcription factor — protein sequence MQQPKVYVVDDDQGMLDSTVWLLESVGIQALPFTSGQAFLNACDGHLPACVLLDVRMPGMGGLGVQEALRGRGVELPVIFLSGHADVPIVVRAFKAGACDFIEKPYNDQLLLDAVQSALDQSSQTLAGSGPRDQVQVRIDSLTPRERDVFVPLVQGFSNREIAEQLEISVKTVDLYRARVMKRMEAETLPALVGMAIACGVVQALSLR from the coding sequence ATGCAGCAACCGAAAGTCTATGTGGTCGACGACGACCAGGGCATGCTCGACTCCACGGTCTGGCTGCTGGAGTCGGTGGGTATCCAGGCGCTGCCCTTCACCAGCGGCCAGGCGTTTTTGAATGCCTGTGACGGGCACCTGCCCGCTTGCGTGCTGCTGGATGTGCGCATGCCGGGGATGGGCGGGCTGGGTGTTCAGGAAGCCTTGCGCGGGCGCGGCGTCGAGTTGCCGGTGATCTTTCTGAGCGGCCATGCCGATGTACCGATCGTGGTGCGGGCGTTCAAGGCGGGCGCCTGTGACTTCATTGAAAAACCCTACAACGACCAGCTGTTGCTGGATGCGGTCCAGTCTGCGCTCGATCAATCTTCCCAGACCCTTGCCGGCAGCGGGCCGCGTGACCAGGTGCAGGTGCGGATCGACAGCCTGACCCCGCGTGAGCGCGACGTGTTCGTGCCGCTGGTGCAGGGGTTCAGCAACCGGGAAATTGCCGAGCAGCTTGAAATCAGCGTGAAGACCGTCGACCTCTACCGGGCGCGGGTGATGAAACGCATGGAGGCAGAGACATTGCCTGCCTTGGTGGGAATGGCGATTGCCTGTGGAGTGGTGCAGGCATTGAGCTTGCGCTGA
- a CDS encoding TonB-dependent siderophore receptor → MKSIAPSSGYFKHALLASTAVAALLGPVWVQAAEVASAAQNSTQQDREVTLELPAQNLDQALTAFADQAGLHLLYTTSDVAGLHSQALNGRYSIAQALQSLLAGSGMSWQFSDARTVILRKAQATPASVSLKPIEVSVASRTSTAISEIPGTVWVVDQQQLNEQINSGVSLKEAIGKLVPGLDLAPEGRTNYGQNMRGRNVLVMIDGVSQNSSRGLSRQFDSISPFNVERVEVLSGASAIYGGGATGGIINIVTKKGEEGPARFETQLGASSGFNNSDDLSTRIAQSVSGGNERVNARLGISGEQNEAFYDGAGDQIFIDNTQTDLQYNRTIDVLGSLGLKFNDEQSLDLLAQYYDSGNHGSTGIYFPNLNYNAPSDLEDAELRSGYSTDLEPRTKRLLLNANYHHSDVLGQDFYLQASYRKEDDNFYPFPYYNPGKPAGSKGVYFAASQQNFEVSSLKALFAKQWDTLKLTYGVDLDRERFNADQTTFDALTSSESGGLDLDKASEAPRYPSYRVDGLSYYAQLDWHATDNLTVSGGARRQQMDVDVGDFKSVPGGTNDYQVNLFNLGAIYDFKNGHQVWTNYGEGFDLPDPAKYYGKPGLSVEDNPLAGIKSRQVEMGWRYADLGWDAQAAVYYIWSDKIITTDMATLTINVEDQKSRDFGFEGALTRHFESGWEAGSTLHLVRSEEEDQDGDWIKRDARYASLSKSTAFVGWKQEGRSARLQANHAFTLEDDADHEISGYTTFDLLGSQDTGFGTFSAGIQNLLDKQYSTVWGQRATLFYSPTYGPEYLYDYQGRGRTYTLTWSMAY, encoded by the coding sequence GTGAAGTCTATCGCCCCCTCCAGTGGCTATTTCAAACACGCGCTGCTGGCCTCCACTGCCGTTGCGGCGTTGCTCGGGCCGGTCTGGGTTCAGGCGGCCGAGGTTGCCAGTGCTGCGCAAAACAGCACCCAGCAAGACCGTGAAGTCACCCTGGAGCTGCCGGCCCAGAACCTCGATCAGGCCCTGACCGCGTTCGCCGATCAGGCCGGTCTGCACTTGTTGTACACCACCTCGGATGTCGCCGGCCTGCACAGCCAGGCCCTCAATGGTCGCTACAGCATCGCCCAGGCCCTGCAGAGTTTGCTGGCCGGCAGCGGCATGAGCTGGCAGTTCAGCGATGCGCGCACGGTGATTCTGCGCAAGGCCCAGGCAACGCCGGCCAGTGTCAGTCTCAAGCCGATCGAAGTCAGTGTCGCTTCGCGTACCAGCACCGCCATCAGCGAAATTCCCGGCACTGTCTGGGTGGTCGATCAGCAGCAGCTCAACGAGCAGATCAACAGTGGGGTGAGCCTCAAGGAAGCCATCGGCAAGCTGGTACCGGGCCTGGACCTGGCGCCGGAAGGGCGTACCAACTACGGCCAGAACATGCGCGGTCGCAATGTGCTGGTGATGATTGACGGGGTCAGCCAGAACAGTTCGCGCGGGCTGTCGCGCCAGTTCGACAGTATCTCGCCGTTCAACGTCGAGCGGGTCGAGGTGCTCTCCGGCGCCAGTGCCATCTACGGCGGCGGCGCCACCGGCGGCATTATCAATATCGTCACCAAAAAGGGCGAGGAAGGCCCGGCGCGCTTTGAAACCCAGCTGGGCGCCAGCAGCGGTTTCAACAACAGCGACGACCTTTCGACCCGTATCGCCCAGTCGGTCAGTGGCGGCAACGAGCGTGTGAATGCGCGCCTGGGTATCTCGGGCGAACAGAATGAAGCCTTCTACGATGGCGCCGGTGACCAGATTTTCATCGACAACACCCAGACCGACCTGCAATACAACCGCACCATCGACGTGCTCGGCAGCCTGGGCCTGAAGTTCAACGACGAGCAAAGCCTCGACTTGCTGGCCCAGTACTACGACTCGGGCAACCACGGCAGCACCGGGATCTATTTTCCCAACTTGAATTACAACGCCCCCTCGGACCTCGAAGATGCCGAGCTGCGCAGCGGCTACTCCACCGACCTGGAGCCGCGCACCAAGCGCCTGCTGCTCAATGCCAACTACCACCACAGCGATGTACTGGGCCAGGATTTCTACTTGCAGGCGTCCTATCGCAAGGAAGACGACAACTTCTACCCGTTCCCGTACTACAACCCCGGCAAACCGGCCGGTTCCAAGGGGGTGTACTTTGCCGCCTCGCAGCAGAACTTTGAAGTCAGCAGCCTCAAGGCCTTGTTCGCCAAGCAGTGGGACACCCTCAAGCTGACCTATGGCGTGGACCTGGACCGCGAGCGTTTCAATGCCGACCAGACCACCTTCGATGCGCTGACTTCATCCGAAAGCGGCGGCCTGGACCTGGACAAGGCCAGCGAGGCCCCGCGCTACCCCAGCTACCGGGTAGACGGCCTGTCGTACTACGCCCAGCTGGACTGGCACGCCACTGACAACCTGACCGTCTCCGGTGGCGCCCGGCGCCAGCAGATGGACGTGGATGTCGGTGATTTCAAGAGCGTGCCCGGCGGCACCAACGACTACCAGGTCAACCTGTTCAACCTGGGCGCCATCTATGACTTCAAGAACGGTCATCAGGTGTGGACCAACTACGGTGAAGGCTTCGACCTGCCAGACCCGGCCAAGTACTACGGCAAGCCCGGCCTGAGTGTCGAAGACAACCCGCTGGCGGGTATCAAGAGCCGTCAGGTCGAGATGGGCTGGCGCTATGCCGACCTGGGCTGGGACGCCCAGGCCGCCGTGTACTACATCTGGTCGGACAAGATCATCACCACCGACATGGCCACCCTGACCATCAACGTCGAGGACCAGAAGAGCCGGGACTTCGGTTTCGAAGGTGCGTTGACCCGTCACTTTGAAAGCGGCTGGGAAGCGGGCAGCACCCTGCACCTGGTGCGCTCCGAGGAAGAAGACCAGGACGGCGACTGGATCAAGCGTGACGCCCGTTACGCCTCGCTGTCCAAGTCCACCGCCTTTGTCGGCTGGAAGCAGGAGGGCCGCAGCGCGCGCCTGCAGGCCAACCATGCGTTCACCCTCGAAGACGATGCCGACCACGAGATCAGTGGCTACACCACCTTCGACCTGCTGGGCAGTCAGGACACCGGCTTCGGTACCTTCAGCGCCGGCATCCAGAACCTGCTCGACAAGCAGTACAGCACCGTCTGGGGCCAGCGCGCGACGCTGTTCTACTCGCCGACCTACGGCCCGGAGTACCTCTATGACTACCAGGGCCGTGGTCGCACCTACACCCTGACCTGGTCGATGGCGTACTGA
- the zapE gene encoding cell division protein ZapE: MPGSPLRLYQQAIDQDGFVSDPAQAQAASALDACFKALQRGETPQGVYLWGPVGRGKTWLMDQFHACLQVPARRQHFHHFMRWVHQRLFQLNGTADPLQALALSLAEEIRVLCFDELFVNDIGDAIILGRLFQVLFEAGVVIVATSNQPPDQLYADGFNRERFLPAITAIEQHMQVQPVIGDQDHRLHPGAAQQRYWVREPGQPQALGDVFTLLRGEQGCTDQPVQVGSRQIQVVQRGATVIWCRYADLCEQPLAAMDFMALCDTFKAILLSDVPALGARQRPAKIARGTEDGAERVVAGDRELPQLSIHDDSVRRFIALVDECYDRRVALYLEAEVPLEALYTQGYLEFPFRRTLSRLREMQLQRFC; the protein is encoded by the coding sequence ATGCCCGGCTCCCCCCTGCGCCTCTACCAACAGGCCATCGACCAGGACGGCTTTGTCAGTGACCCGGCCCAGGCTCAGGCTGCCAGCGCCCTGGACGCGTGCTTCAAGGCCCTGCAGCGTGGTGAAACCCCGCAGGGCGTCTACCTCTGGGGCCCGGTAGGGCGGGGCAAGACCTGGCTGATGGATCAGTTCCATGCCTGCCTGCAGGTACCCGCCCGGCGTCAGCACTTTCACCATTTCATGCGTTGGGTGCACCAGCGCCTGTTCCAGCTCAACGGCACCGCCGACCCCTTGCAGGCGCTGGCCTTGTCCCTGGCCGAAGAGATCCGCGTGCTGTGCTTCGATGAACTGTTCGTCAACGACATCGGTGACGCGATCATTCTCGGGCGCTTGTTCCAGGTGCTGTTCGAGGCCGGTGTGGTGATTGTTGCCACCTCCAACCAACCGCCCGACCAGCTATATGCCGATGGCTTCAACCGCGAGCGTTTCCTGCCGGCCATTACCGCGATCGAGCAACACATGCAGGTGCAGCCGGTCATTGGTGACCAGGACCACCGCCTGCACCCCGGCGCTGCGCAACAGCGCTATTGGGTACGCGAGCCCGGGCAGCCCCAGGCGCTGGGCGATGTGTTCACCCTGCTGCGGGGCGAGCAAGGGTGCACCGATCAGCCTGTGCAGGTGGGTTCCCGGCAGATCCAGGTGGTGCAGCGCGGCGCCACGGTGATCTGGTGCCGCTACGCCGACCTGTGCGAGCAGCCGTTGGCCGCCATGGATTTCATGGCCTTGTGCGATACCTTCAAGGCGATCTTGCTCAGTGATGTGCCCGCCCTGGGCGCCCGCCAGCGTCCGGCGAAAATTGCCCGGGGTACCGAGGACGGCGCCGAGCGGGTGGTCGCTGGCGATCGTGAGTTGCCGCAGTTGTCGATTCACGATGACAGCGTGCGGCGTTTCATTGCGCTGGTCGATGAATGCTACGACCGTCGGGTCGCCCTGTACCTTGAAGCCGAAGTACCGCTCGAAGCGCTCTACACTCAAGGGTATCTGGAGTTCCCGTTCCGGCGAACGCTGAGCCGATTGCGGGAGATGCAACTGCAACGCTTCTGTTGA
- the speB gene encoding agmatinase gives MDLAPNNDQAMTRDSLYGTVAENTFAGITSFSRRRYSRDLRGVDVVVSGVPFDTATSNRPGARFGPRAIRAASVQQAWARHWPWAFDPFDHLAVIDYGDCNFDYGSPQTIPDSIQAHAEHILEAGCALLTLGGDHFISYPLLKAHARKHGPLSLIHFDAHSDTWPDEEGGGRVDHGTMFWHAAREGLVDPARSVQIGLRTTNDDTQGFAVLDARQVHRQGCQAIIEAIRQRVGDNPVYLTFDIDCLDPAYAPGTGTPVCGGLTTVQALEIIGGLRGINLVGMDLVEVAPAYDHADITALAGATLAMEMLCLYAARHKVDV, from the coding sequence ATGGATCTCGCCCCGAACAACGACCAGGCCATGACCCGTGACAGCCTGTATGGCACCGTTGCCGAAAACACCTTTGCCGGTATCACCAGTTTTTCCCGGCGCCGTTACAGCCGCGACCTGCGCGGTGTCGATGTGGTGGTCAGCGGCGTGCCGTTCGATACCGCCACCAGCAACCGGCCGGGGGCGCGTTTCGGCCCGCGGGCCATTCGCGCAGCCTCGGTGCAGCAGGCCTGGGCCCGGCATTGGCCGTGGGCGTTCGATCCGTTCGATCACCTGGCGGTGATCGACTATGGCGATTGCAACTTCGACTACGGCAGCCCCCAGACGATACCGGACAGCATCCAGGCCCATGCCGAACACATCCTTGAAGCAGGCTGCGCTCTGCTGACCCTGGGGGGCGACCACTTCATCAGCTATCCGCTGCTCAAGGCCCATGCCCGCAAGCACGGTCCGCTGTCGCTGATCCACTTCGACGCCCACAGCGACACCTGGCCCGACGAAGAAGGCGGTGGGCGGGTCGATCACGGCACCATGTTCTGGCACGCCGCCCGTGAAGGCCTGGTCGACCCTGCGCGTTCGGTACAGATCGGCCTGCGCACCACCAACGACGATACCCAGGGCTTTGCCGTGCTCGATGCACGCCAGGTACACCGGCAAGGTTGCCAGGCGATCATCGAGGCGATCCGCCAGCGGGTGGGCGACAACCCGGTGTACCTGACCTTCGATATCGACTGCCTGGACCCAGCCTATGCACCCGGCACCGGTACGCCGGTGTGCGGCGGGCTGACCACGGTGCAGGCGCTGGAGATTATCGGTGGCCTGCGCGGCATCAACCTGGTGGGCATGGACCTGGTGGAGGTCGCACCGGCCTACGACCACGCCGATATCACCGCCCTGGCGGGTGCGACGCTGGCGATGGAGATGCTGTGTCTGTACGCCGCGCGCCACAAAGTGGACGTGTGA
- a CDS encoding extracellular solute-binding protein, with protein MRTTLWLLPLILALPVQAEDKVLNLYSWADYVAPETLQRFEKETGYKVRYDTFDTTEVLETKLLTGGSGYDVVVPSSSLLARALAAGALQPLKAQSMPGYGNLDKDLLAKLAEVDPGNQYAVPYTWGTLGLGMNLEAVRQRLGDAPLDSLDLLFKPEYASKLKDCGIAMSDSPQEVIGVALHYLGKDPYSRNKDDLAAAQALLQQLQPSISYVANGRQINDLANGSVCLALTYNGDAAMAADQARQAEKPYQVIYRIPREGTIIWQDNLVIPKDAPHPEAARAFIAFMLRPDSVAPLTNTLFFANANKAATVLVDEAVRSDPDIYPSDDVRARLFADRSMSLADMRQRTRLWTTFRSRQ; from the coding sequence ATGCGTACGACCCTGTGGTTGCTCCCCCTGATACTGGCGCTGCCGGTGCAGGCCGAAGATAAAGTCCTCAACCTCTACAGCTGGGCCGACTACGTGGCGCCAGAGACCTTGCAGCGCTTTGAAAAGGAAACCGGCTACAAGGTGCGCTACGACACCTTCGACACCACCGAAGTGCTGGAAACCAAGCTGCTCACTGGCGGCAGCGGTTATGACGTGGTGGTGCCGTCTTCCAGCCTGCTGGCGCGGGCACTGGCGGCAGGGGCGCTGCAACCGTTGAAGGCACAGTCGATGCCCGGCTACGGCAACCTGGACAAGGACCTTCTGGCCAAGCTGGCCGAAGTGGACCCCGGCAACCAGTACGCTGTGCCGTACACCTGGGGCACCCTGGGCCTGGGCATGAATCTTGAGGCGGTACGCCAGCGGCTTGGCGATGCGCCGCTGGACAGCCTTGACCTGCTGTTCAAGCCCGAATACGCCAGCAAGCTCAAGGACTGCGGGATCGCCATGTCCGACTCGCCCCAGGAGGTGATCGGCGTGGCCCTGCACTACCTGGGCAAAGATCCCTACAGCCGCAACAAGGATGACCTGGCGGCCGCCCAGGCGCTGCTGCAGCAATTGCAGCCCTCGATCAGCTACGTGGCCAACGGCCGGCAGATCAACGACCTGGCCAACGGCAGTGTGTGCCTGGCGCTGACCTACAACGGTGACGCGGCCATGGCCGCCGACCAGGCCCGCCAGGCCGAAAAGCCCTATCAGGTGATCTACCGGATCCCCCGCGAAGGCACGATCATCTGGCAAGACAACCTGGTCATCCCCAAGGACGCGCCGCACCCGGAGGCGGCGCGGGCCTTTATCGCCTTCATGCTGCGCCCCGATTCAGTGGCGCCGCTGACCAACACGCTGTTTTTCGCCAACGCCAACAAGGCGGCCACCGTGCTGGTGGACGAGGCGGTGCGCAGCGACCCGGATATCTACCCCTCGGATGACGTGCGCGCGCGGCTGTTTGCCGACCGCAGCATGAGCCTGGCCGACATGCGCCAGCGCACCCGCCTGTGGACCACCTTCCGTAGCCGCCAATAA
- a CDS encoding DUF883 family protein, translating to MARKNTVQAEAEQIKDQAFSELQALIEESEKLLQDSAKLVGEDADTLRAQIGLKLKQARESVGNVRNKAQPVVDATQDYIGGHPWQTVAISAGFGLVVGLLLGRRP from the coding sequence ATGGCCAGGAAAAACACCGTGCAAGCCGAAGCTGAGCAAATCAAGGACCAGGCGTTCAGCGAACTGCAGGCGTTGATCGAAGAATCGGAAAAACTGCTCCAGGACAGCGCCAAGCTGGTGGGCGAAGACGCCGACACGCTGCGTGCCCAGATCGGCCTGAAGCTCAAGCAGGCGCGCGAATCGGTCGGGAATGTGCGCAACAAGGCCCAGCCGGTGGTCGATGCCACCCAGGACTACATCGGTGGTCACCCGTGGCAGACCGTCGCGATTTCGGCGGGATTCGGATTGGTGGTGGGCTTGCTGCTGGGACGTCGCCCCTGA
- a CDS encoding DinB family protein → MQPLSLSHYLLTMAYQNGWANHRLYKACLQLSQDEFVAQRCSFFGSIKATLNHILTVDWFYLNALESEQRGEAPEPDTERFFEPQEPFATCEALYDEQAQADHRLIAYCSQLRDDQLQRYVSMVRPDWVQREQRLRLLSHLFEHQIHHRGQVHGMLSDTSVRPPQLDEFFCEDEAHLRAQDFAELGWTEAQIWGR, encoded by the coding sequence ATGCAGCCGCTTTCGCTTTCGCATTATCTATTGACCATGGCCTACCAGAACGGCTGGGCAAACCACAGGCTCTACAAGGCCTGCCTGCAATTGAGCCAGGACGAGTTCGTGGCGCAACGCTGCAGTTTCTTCGGGTCGATCAAGGCGACCCTCAACCACATCCTCACGGTGGACTGGTTCTACCTCAACGCCCTGGAATCCGAGCAGCGCGGCGAGGCGCCGGAGCCCGACACCGAACGCTTCTTCGAGCCCCAGGAACCCTTTGCCACCTGTGAAGCCCTGTATGACGAGCAGGCGCAGGCCGACCACCGCCTGATTGCCTATTGCAGCCAGTTGCGCGACGACCAGCTACAGCGCTATGTGAGCATGGTGCGGCCTGATTGGGTCCAGCGCGAACAGCGGTTGCGCCTGCTCTCGCATCTGTTCGAGCACCAGATCCACCATCGCGGGCAGGTCCACGGCATGCTCAGCGACACGTCGGTCAGGCCGCCACAGCTCGACGAGTTCTTCTGCGAGGACGAAGCCCACCTGCGGGCCCAGGACTTCGCCGAGCTGGGCTGGACCGAAGCACAGATCTGGGGGCGCTAG
- a CDS encoding LysR family transcriptional regulator, whose amino-acid sequence MLGQLHDLDLHLLRLFVTVVEAGGFSAAQGVLGLSQPSISQQMARLETRLGYRLCSRGKGGFRLTAKGEVLLKATRELLVQIEAFRHQANGVAGRLLGEVRVGISEAQDSSVTLRLARAIERFRQRDESVRLELVSAMPADLERQLLQQRLDLAIGYFSGKQSAFDYTPLFEETQRLYCASHHPFAGQAHVSLELLREADPVEHPYRFMENPDPLTGGRGAARSEQVEGALAFILSGRHIGYLPCHFAAPWVERGLLHGLDPALDFQVPFVLARHRAQVPSDAQQAFGDDLLAAFT is encoded by the coding sequence ATGCTTGGACAACTGCACGACCTCGACCTGCACCTGCTGCGGCTGTTCGTCACTGTAGTCGAGGCCGGCGGCTTCAGTGCCGCCCAGGGCGTGCTGGGCCTGAGCCAGCCGAGCATCAGCCAGCAGATGGCCCGCCTGGAAACGCGGCTGGGTTATCGCCTGTGCAGCCGTGGCAAAGGCGGCTTTCGCCTGACCGCCAAAGGTGAGGTGCTGCTCAAGGCCACGCGGGAGTTGCTGGTGCAGATCGAAGCCTTCCGCCACCAGGCCAACGGCGTGGCCGGGCGTTTGCTGGGCGAGGTCCGGGTGGGTATTTCCGAAGCCCAGGACAGCAGCGTGACCCTGCGCCTGGCCCGGGCCATCGAGCGCTTTCGTCAGCGTGATGAATCCGTGCGCCTGGAATTGGTCAGCGCCATGCCGGCCGACCTTGAGCGCCAGTTGTTGCAGCAGCGCCTGGACCTGGCCATCGGCTACTTCTCCGGCAAGCAGTCGGCCTTCGACTACACGCCGCTGTTCGAGGAAACCCAGCGCCTGTACTGCGCCAGCCACCACCCGTTCGCCGGCCAGGCGCACGTAAGCCTTGAGCTATTGCGTGAAGCCGACCCGGTCGAGCACCCCTACCGCTTCATGGAAAACCCCGACCCGCTCACGGGCGGTCGGGGGGCGGCGCGCTCCGAGCAGGTCGAGGGTGCCCTGGCATTTATCCTGTCGGGGCGTCATATCGGCTACCTGCCCTGCCACTTCGCTGCGCCCTGGGTCGAACGCGGGCTGTTACATGGGCTGGACCCGGCGCTCGACTTCCAGGTGCCCTTCGTACTCGCCCGCCACCGTGCCCAGGTGCCCAGCGACGCCCAGCAGGCCTTTGGTGACGACCTGCTGGCTGCCTTCACCTGA
- a CDS encoding PQQ-dependent sugar dehydrogenase, which translates to MSARTWIPTLLTAALLPLLAHAAPERDFKSEEGTVKVSTLAEGLHNPWALAFLPDGKGMLVTERPGNLRIVSAEGKVGAPLGGVPVVWAQGQGGLLDVVLSPTFKQDRLVYLSFAEAGEDGKAGTAVGRGRLSTDMAKLEDFNVIFRQQPKLSTGNHFGSRLVFDRDGYLFIALGENNQRPTAQDLDKLQGKLVRILPDGTVPKDNPFVGQKNVRPEIWSFGHRNQQGAALNPWTGELWTHEHGPRGGDEINIPKPGKNYGWPIATHGINYSLLPIPEAKGEHVDGMVDPHHVWEKSPAISGMAFYDNPRFKPWDHNLFIGSLLNQELIRLQLDGDKVVHEERLLGELDARIRDVRVGPDGYLYLLTDAEDGQLLKVGLDL; encoded by the coding sequence ATGTCTGCACGCACCTGGATACCCACATTGTTGACGGCGGCTCTGTTGCCGTTGTTGGCCCATGCTGCTCCCGAGCGCGATTTCAAGAGCGAGGAGGGCACCGTCAAGGTCAGCACCCTGGCCGAAGGCCTGCACAACCCCTGGGCCCTGGCGTTCCTGCCGGATGGCAAAGGCATGCTGGTGACTGAACGCCCGGGCAACTTGCGCATTGTCAGTGCCGAGGGCAAGGTCGGCGCGCCGCTGGGCGGTGTGCCGGTGGTCTGGGCCCAGGGCCAGGGTGGCTTGCTCGATGTCGTGTTGTCGCCAACGTTCAAGCAGGATCGCCTGGTGTACCTGAGTTTTGCCGAGGCGGGGGAGGACGGTAAGGCGGGCACGGCGGTCGGACGGGGGCGGTTGTCGACCGACATGGCCAAACTTGAAGACTTCAACGTGATCTTCCGCCAGCAACCCAAGCTGTCCACGGGCAACCATTTCGGTTCGCGCCTGGTGTTCGACCGCGACGGCTACCTGTTCATCGCCCTTGGCGAGAACAACCAGCGCCCGACGGCCCAGGACCTGGACAAGCTGCAGGGCAAGCTGGTGCGCATCCTGCCCGACGGCACGGTACCGAAAGACAACCCCTTTGTCGGGCAGAAAAACGTCAGGCCGGAAATCTGGTCGTTCGGCCATCGCAACCAGCAAGGTGCGGCGCTCAACCCCTGGACCGGCGAGTTGTGGACCCACGAGCACGGACCTCGTGGCGGGGATGAAATCAACATCCCCAAACCTGGCAAGAACTATGGTTGGCCCATCGCGACCCACGGCATCAACTACTCGCTGCTGCCCATTCCCGAGGCCAAGGGTGAGCATGTGGATGGCATGGTCGATCCCCATCATGTCTGGGAAAAGTCGCCGGCAATCAGCGGCATGGCCTTTTACGACAACCCCCGTTTCAAGCCCTGGGACCACAATCTGTTCATTGGTTCCCTGCTGAACCAGGAGCTGATCCGCCTGCAGCTTGATGGCGACAAAGTGGTCCACGAAGAGCGCCTGCTGGGTGAACTCGATGCACGCATCCGTGATGTGCGGGTAGGACCGGACGGTTACCTCTACCTGCTCACCGATGCCGAGGATGGCCAACTGCTCAAAGTGGGCCTGGACCTGTAG
- a CDS encoding FecR family protein, which produces MIDALPMPAPQPISDISDDALDWQVLLHSGNATDADRERYLRWRTLSPGHTQAALEAEALWGDLGQTRAAAELTVPAPRRRRWGSALAASLVLALVGYGGWQQAPALLADYHTAVGQQQRITLADGSHVLLNSASALSVDFTDGQRRVMLKAGEALFEPASDPRPFVVDAGGEPVQGSGAVFSVRRDGSGSRVVIAQGEAQVGDRVLQATPDARALTAWQRGKLIFNGKPLREVLAELERYQHGRIVLSDQQLGAMQVSGVFDLDDPQGLLRTLEQRYALKVTYLPWLAVVY; this is translated from the coding sequence ATGATTGATGCCCTCCCCATGCCTGCACCGCAGCCGATCAGCGATATCTCCGACGATGCCCTCGACTGGCAGGTGTTGCTGCATTCAGGCAACGCCACTGATGCCGACCGTGAGCGTTACCTGCGTTGGCGCACCCTCAGCCCCGGGCATACGCAGGCGGCGCTGGAAGCCGAAGCCTTGTGGGGCGATCTGGGCCAGACCCGGGCAGCCGCTGAGCTGACTGTGCCTGCGCCGCGTCGCCGTCGCTGGGGTTCGGCCCTGGCGGCATCGCTGGTGCTGGCGCTGGTGGGGTATGGCGGCTGGCAGCAGGCACCGGCCTTGCTCGCCGATTACCACACCGCGGTGGGTCAGCAGCAGCGTATTACCCTGGCCGATGGCTCGCATGTGCTGCTCAACAGCGCCAGTGCGTTATCGGTGGATTTCACCGATGGCCAGCGGCGGGTGATGCTCAAGGCGGGTGAGGCGTTGTTTGAGCCTGCCAGTGATCCGCGTCCGTTCGTGGTCGATGCCGGTGGTGAGCCGGTGCAGGGGAGCGGGGCGGTGTTCAGTGTGCGTCGCGACGGCAGCGGTAGCCGGGTTGTGATTGCCCAGGGTGAGGCGCAGGTGGGGGACCGGGTGTTGCAGGCCACCCCGGATGCGCGGGCGCTGACGGCCTGGCAGCGGGGCAAGCTGATTTTCAATGGCAAGCCGTTGCGTGAGGTGCTGGCTGAGCTTGAGCGTTATCAGCATGGGCGCATTGTGTTGTCGGATCAGCAGTTGGGGGCGATGCAGGTCAGTGGGGTGTTCGACCTGGATGATCCGCAAGGGTTGTTGCGTACGCTGGAGCAGCGGTATGCGCTCAAGGTCACCTATCTGCCCTGGCTGGCCGTGGTGTATTGA